The Humulus lupulus chromosome 7, drHumLupu1.1, whole genome shotgun sequence region gagtggcgatatatcgccctttaGAGCtgggatatatcggcatacgttgaaatattatacacatagttacagcctaatttgaattgagtaaacaaccttgactaagccctttaacgatttcaaagctactgacagaccctaggatattcaaatattactcttaataaacttattcctaaaaaatacttcaTTTCTCATTAAActtcatatgacaagtgttactatcttattgggtctatctaaaccttatagtataataattatcaccttcataatcagtcatattaatcgaaccttaggttataattaatattcttaaactataggttaaacttataaaatctacaagtgttactacgagtgtccaactaagtcccggcttgaaccaaaatccacggtaataaacatactactagctattactattactactactagctaagtaaagttcttggactctacataatcTACTtaactatggatgaatatttatgatattcaaactcctctaacaaaagtaaattgtaataataatattattattcttttcaCAAAAAGTTTTCTCTCTCGATTTTTCCCTCTTCcatggtgaagaagaagaagtcggTCAGGAAACCGGTGACTAGATCAGAGGTTCAAGGTCTGCCTTCAATCCAAAATGCAAATCCTGGGTGTGAGGTTGTGGGTGAAGAGGATTGTGGTGAGGATAATGTTCAGGTACGAGGTAAGAATCTACTAGAGTCCGATTTGGGAGAGATTGATGATGAGGGAGTTCAGGAAGATGAACCGACTCGAGATGGGTTTGCTGCTACTAGCTGGGCCGACAAGGTGGAGAATGGAGATTATCAATCTTCGACCCAACAACATTGGAATCAATTTAGTTCGGGTAACCTTTCTTTCAGTGAACAGAAATTAGAGTTTGCTGAACTGTTGGTTAAGGATGGTAAGAGGATAGCCCTAATTGATGAGGAGGAAGTGAGAATCCAGGCGGCTAACTGGAACTCAGCCATCATCTGTATGGTTCTTGGAGCTAATCCTCCAATGACTGTGTTTGAAGGATTTATCAAGAGAGTTTGGGGTCATCTAGGGATTGCTCAAATTGCTAGGATGACTATGGGTCTAATAATGGTTAAGTTTAACGATGAGGCTACTAAAAACCATGTGTTGGAGACTGTTTGTATTCATTTTGACAGAAAACCCGTGATTGTTCGACCATGGACTACAGATTTAAATGCAATTTGTTTGATCCGTTCAGTTCCTTTGTGGATTCAATTACATGAACTTGGCCTTCAATATTGGGGAAGCAAATGCCTTAGTGCTTTAGTTAGCACTATAGGTAAGCCGATTATGGTGGACAAATTTACTCGGGAGAGAACTCGAGTTCAGCTTGCTAGGATCTTGGTGGAGGTTGAACTTTCAGATAATCCTCCTAGGGTTATTCACTTTTTGAATGAGCAAGGTCAGCTAGTGGAGCAAGGGGTGGATTATGAATGGTCATACAATGTCTGATTGCCGCAAGGAGCAGAGGCAACCAGGGGGTCAGAAAGCTTCTCTTCCAAAAATCTCTCAAGAGAATGACAAGGGTAAAGACAAACAAGGGCTACCATCAAATACTGGAATGGACAAGGAGAAAACTGTGGTTGCTGATGCTGGACAGGGGCAGTCTTCAGGCGCCACGGAGATGCTGGTGGATATAACTGATGTTGGGGGGTTGACAGCAAAAAATAACTGGCAAACTCCTAAGAAACTAGGGTCTCAAAATAAACAAGGACAAAGAGGAAGTAATAGTAAGAATGTTCACAAAGTAGGGGCCCAAGGGAAGAAACTGACAATGGATTTGGGGTGCTTCAGGATCAGGCAGAGGGGAGTGTAGGAGACAGGGGTATTTTACAATCTTCTAATGGATAATTGTAATATCCTCAGCTGGAATATAAGGGGCTTGAATAACCCGAAGAAGCATTATGTTGTGTTAGACATTTGTAGTAAGAGTAAAATAGGGATTGGTGCTATCTTAGAGACTAAACTGAAGGGAGTTAAAGTGCAGGAGTTAATGATGAATAAATTTAGAAACTGGGACTATTATTCTAGTTCTGTGACAGAAGGTAGAATATTGATAATATGGAGGAAAGTTTTTGTCAAAGTTAGTGTGATAAAGGAGGATTCTCATTTTGTTCACTGCCTGGTTAGAATGATAGGTCACAAACAGTCTTTTTATATTACTTTTGTGTATGATCAGAACACTTTGGAGGAGAGGAAGTTTTTATGGCCAGGTTTATCTCAGCTTGTTCAACCAATTCATTCTTGGATGATTTTAGGCGATTTTAATGCTGTTTTCACTGCGAAGGATAGGATTGGGGGAAAGCAAGTTTCTCAGATGGAAATTGTAGACTCTGCTCATTGGATTGCTATGAACCATTTGGAAGCACTTAAGAGTACTGGTTCTTTCTTTACATGGACTAACAATCAAGAGGGAGTGTCTCAAATTTATTCCAAAATAGACCATGTTTTTATTAATAAGGAATGGTTAGAGGGTTTTCCCAATACTACAGCTGTGTTTAAATGGGAAACTAGTTCAGATCACTATTCTTGCACCATATCTGTTTTACCAGTTGAGAAATTGGGTGTTAAACCTTTTCAATTCTATAATTTTTGGACTGAGCATGCTCTTTTCAAGCAGCTAGTTTTGGAGAGTTGGAGGCAGCCGATGACGGGGATTGGTTTGAAAACTATCTTCTTGAAGACAATGAGACTTAAGCATAAACTAAAAAGGTTCAATATGAACCATATTGGAGATATAGGGGTTCAATTTCAAAAAGCTAAGGACCAATTTCAGGATGCTTTGTATCAAGCTCAACTTCATCCTAGCAATTTTGTCTTTCAAGACAAGGTTAAATTCGTAGCTGCAACTTTCAGAGTTCATGAGAAAAGATATCACAGTTTTTAGCTCAAAGGAGTAAGATAAGTTGGCTGAAACAAGGTGATATGAATACTGCTTTCTTTTTTGCTTGTTTGAAGAAACGCAAAGAGGATAATAGAATAGCCACGTTCATCAATGAGCAAGGTAGGGTGGTGCACAACTACTCGAAAGTTGTGTCTCATTTTCTGAATCATTTTCAGGGTATAATGGGAAGTCCCGGTTCGGCTTCCAAGGGTTTAAACAGTTAGATTGTGGATATGGGAGTTAAACTGAATTTAGACCAGCAGCTTTTGTTATTGAAACCGTTCACGCATAAGGAAATTCGAGATGCCATGTTCAGTATTTCTAGTATCAAATCGCCAGGTACTGATGGTTTTGGGTCAGCATTTTTTAAGGAGATGTGGCCAGACATAGGGGATGAGATTTGTAGAGTTGTTCTCCAATTTTTTGAGACATGTTTTATTCCAGAAGAATTATTGAATACCTCATTGTCTCTAATTCCTAAAGTTGATACTCCTAATTAGGTTGTGGATTTCAGACCTATAGCTTGTTGCTCAACTTTGTATAAATGTGTTTCAAAGCTACTTTGCTCTCGTTTAGCCAAAGTTCTCCCTATTTTAGTTCATCCTAATCAGGGAGTGTTTATACAAGGTAGGTCTATAGCCCACAATGTTCTCATTTGTCAAGATATTATCAAGAATTACAGAAGATCGTCCATATCACCAAGGTGTGCAATTAAAGTTGACATAAGCAAAGCTTATGATACAGTAGATTGGAGGTTTATTGAGGATCTCCTAAAGGCTTTCTGTTTCCCTTCTAGATTTATTGGCTGGATTATGACATGTCTGTGCAAAACTTCCTATTCATTAATCTTGAATGGAAGGGTCCAGGGCAGGTTTAAAGGGGAGAAGGGGCTGAGACAAGGGGATCCAATTTCCCCTCTATTATTTGTCTTAGTTATGGAGTATCTTACCCGTAGCCTCCATTTCGCTGCTCTAAACTCAGCATTTAGATTCCATCCTTTGTGTAAGAATCTTAATCTCATAAGCTTATGTTTTGCTAATGACTTATTGATTTTTTGCAAAGGGGCTTTGTCATCAGTTAAAATCATTAAGAATGTGATGGGGGAGTTTAGTTCTGTGACTGGGCTTCAGATTAATGAGAGCAAATCTCAGGTCTTTTATGGGGGAATTTCAGCAGCTGACCGAGTGCTTTTGTCTGCTGAATTGAAGCTTTCTGAGGGGGTGTTTCCTCTGAAATACCTTGGAGTCCCTATGAGACCTACAAAATGGAAGCATGAAGATTGTGATGtcattattcaaaaaataaaaatgagattacACACTTGGGCTAGTAGACACCTGTCCTTTGCTGGCAAGATTCAACTAATTCATTCTGTTCTGTTTGGTTTGAGGAATTATTGGATGAGCATTTTTATTCTTCCTCAAAGTATAATCAAGGAAATTGAGAGGCTCTGTCGTGGCTTTCTTTGGGGTCTTAATGGTAATAGATGCAAGATTCATATGGCTTCTTGGGACAAAGTCTGTCTGCCTAAGGCTTATGGGGGGCTCAGCTTCAGAAATGGTCAGAGATGGAATCATGCTATTCTAGCTAAGTATATGTGGGCAATCTCTGAAAAGCATGATGTTTTGTGGGTGAAATGGATAAACTCAATTTATCTGAAAGACTCTGATTTCTGGTCCTATAGATTACCTCCGGATaccagctggtattggaggaaattaTGCAATCTCAGAGGAAAATTCAATAAGGAGGATATCAGTGCTGCTGGTTTAAATAGGAAGTTTAGCTATGCCAATCTTTATATTAATTCCTTGAATCATGTTCAGGTTGGATACTACAAAGCAGTATGGTGTAGATTATCCTTGCCTAAGCATAGATTTCTGTTATGGCAGGTTATCAATTCTCAGTTGCTTACTTTTGATAACTTGCTGCGGTTCAGAGTTCCTCTTGACTCTGTCATGTGCCCAGTCTGTGGTAGTTATGAAGAGAGCCACTCCCATTTTCTCTTTGCCTGTTCATTGTCATTTAAGGTGTTGGAGCATCTCTCTGAATGGATGGATATCAGTTTGTGGCCTTATGAATTTGACAGATGGAGAGATTGACTTTCTAGCAGAAACAATGGATTACtgtcacatatatatatcatcttGTTAGCTGCTGTAGTGTACTGCATTTGGAGGAATCGCAATGGCTGTGTTTTTTATCATTGCTCTCTGTCTGCTTCTAGTTTAGATGCTGAAGTTAAACTTTTATTGCATCATAGGCTTATCAGTATTAGCAAAAAGAAACTTTCTGCCCAGGAAAATCGATTAATAGCTCAGTTCACTATGTAATTGTTTTGTGTACTGCTCTGTAATTCCCTGTATTGGTTTTTCTTTAGCTAAGTTCACAATGACAGGGTAAAAGTTTCCCCAAAACTCAACAATAGAACATAACCATTCATAGACaaccaacacatataagcatccatacACCATAAACAATTAATCaccatatactcatttacatgcacaacaatgttgataaacatgcctcaatatattcacacagcagtcaagggccaggccctatcaatatctcatgcttcctagcaattcagtcaacaacaacaTGCATAACTCATCTCAGGTACTTAAGCACATAGGCACACATAGACACATTACCAAACCCCAACttgagcttgtctccagcagcgaatgtacatatccaggatgtcttcaggaacccttaaacctaggacgctctgataccaagttgtaacgccctggatagccaagaccgctacactgtgtacttataaaggtgcaggactcgctagtcaagtcattaatttgaaaacgtgtcactagacatgtaagatctatggttaaaaaggtttcggtctcaaaagactcatttcatatatttaaactgtaataaacaagggatcccataaacacaaagttaaaataagtttacagacttccaaaagtacataagtatccactagccatactaaggcaaaatagacagtctttaggttccatgtcctttcctagacctcaaccgtggcggccgagcacctggctatgtacattccgctcgccgagctctccagttagggctgatctaacttgcccttgcctttacctgcaccacgtagcacctgtgagccaaggcccagcaagaaaacatcacagataactcaaacaataataacagacaaatagctcagtaTGCATGTATACTCACTAGATAGTCCACAAcagataatcagcatatacagtccaatacaagatacattctaccacatatactgctcatatcacatattaatcagggccgacgacttaggccgcaccctctgtttaaccaactgactctggcccacttaaaccaagctcagtgaataataagctgtcctcagctaccagtggccgagcagcgccctgtgcgctagtaagacccttggcacccttagggcGTTGGTTCaataaatggcttgcatggcataataccatcctttcaagcttttacaatagggagcccttagtcccgtctcatataatcaaccaggtgcagttttcttacctttagctttcagatgagttagttacgggtgatactccttgagcgcgatccaatcctcgagccctagcttaacacctagtcacaaccatgaagaaagacaccattaacaaccttaaatgagcttccaagccaagttctagtactcggaacattgaacttcaccaaatatggtaaaagactcaaccccgagcaccctaggttaaattcccaagcctaaaatcttaaaatcccaaaatcccttaagcgccgcggcataggccacccatgccgcggcatggtccccaaacagagccatccaaggcacaaaaataggtacgggccgcggcattgcttggaccatgccgcagcccaccctccttcctcagcatgcaacaaccttgaagggccgcggctcaccaagaaccatgccgcggcccgacccttcgaacccagaaaaaaccaccattttcaatctctaaacctcaccttaagatatcccaaagcccccaacttaaaaccaattaactcccaacttctttaacatgatctaagcaacataattcccaagaaaacataGTCTATCACACTCTAATCCTCTCCTTtccatttctgaaacccaagtgctacaaacacccaaaccagccactcaaacaCAATCTAGAACCTCTAAACTTGGAGTTagaactcacctttgctgtagaatcacttcaccaagctgtggccaagctaggtccccaagttcccttcttaattctgccttagaacatcacaactaaaactcagctaaaactcataattcaaccacagaaaacagagttagatgcttaccttaaatcTTGCTCCAGTTCCTTGATTAAATCCCCGAGCTAGACTCCCAAATTCACTCTACAAATCTCATAATTCCAACTTGCTTctcccttaagttttctgtgtttttctctccttggtttcctttgagcgtgtaagtgagctgagagaaaatacttagtcggtttgtgtttttcttctaaaggcttccttaagtctaacttatccattaagttaatcccgaggctcggggtaccggaaccgtccccgaggccaaaatggtaaaatcctccaatattcccgcttagacaccctaacctcaaatatatctccaattatttattttcatcacccgatagtctaaatcactacctgatacctaaaatacccctgacttgcccaaagtcaattataataccctgttgtgacttttcccgctatctagccctaggatcgcctcgagtcgccggctgcagctTTATCCACaacataatgtggttctcgcatatatcacatatcatattaccacataatataatcaattatcatataagcatcattaaacatataattactcattaaatcacaattattccagtaatgccctcctggcacactaatcaaggcccttaagccttattagtgaattcggtTCGTTACAacatacatatacataaatataaagatatatatatacataaatatatataattttaaaaaaaacaaacatatatatactGGGGAGGCATTGCTGGGGGGTGTGGGGCTGGGGAGGTGGCGGCTAAGAGAAGGGGTTGGTAGAAGAGTTGGAGAAATGAAGAACAAGGATTGAGAAGGGCTTATCGTGGGGATTATTAGCGGCGACATTGCTGATGTTTTTTTCAAAACATGTGGCAACTATTAGCGGTGACACGTGCCGCCGCTAATAATCAACTAAACAAATTTGGTGGAGAAATTCCCACGCCTTTTTCTGTGTGTGTCGCTGCTAATATAAAAAatgtcgccgctaataatattgtaaatttaaaaaaaaatccaatgtAATATCATCGGCGAACATGCTTTGGCTGATATATTCGCATTATTAATGGCGACTTTTGGTCGCCGCTAATACTATCACTGCTAAAGattatttttcttgtagtgactacTTTACATGCACATTGGTGctttcaaccaaaactcattttacttgcaaattaaattaataaattaataaaaaaactaaGAATTAAATTTACAGAATTCCTACCAAATAATTCAACCAATTAAAATAAATTTCAATCACTTAACaattattaataaaacaaagcacaaaattaactaaaaaaaatcgGTGCGCTACATTGACactgtaggacagaggtgatatggggaccatgaacctataatagaAGCTCTAATAAAAAAGATTGTTGATTAAACTGtataatctaataatcttatatattaattccatcattactccactataattggttcgttaattagagttggtcatgattaccgttttacccttccaattacctattgatccttaagtactattaattctCTAACGAAtagttaatctataatcaaattatcgATTTAAGCTCTTTAACTATTCAATTtaataattaacccttaagggaaccaatattagatatgttaggaaagtatggattcaattattataaatcatgttcTTAGCCATTCATGATAATAAAA contains the following coding sequences:
- the LOC133792224 gene encoding uncharacterized protein LOC133792224, translating into MDKEKTVVADAGQGQSSGATEMLVDITDVGGLTAKNNWQTPKKLGSQNKQGQRGSNSKNVHKVGAQGKKLTMDLGWNIRGLNNPKKHYVVLDICSKSKIGIGAILETKLKGVKVQELMMNKFRNWDYYSSSVTEGRILIIWRKVFVKVSVIKEDSHFVHCLVRMIGHKQSFYITFVYDQNTLEERKFLWPGLSQLVQPIHSWMILGDFNAVFTAKDRIGGKQVSQMEIVDSAHWIAMNHLEALKSTGSFFTWTNNQEGVSQIYSKIDHVFINKEWLEGFPNTTAVFKWETSSDHYSCTISVLPVEKLGVKPFQFYNFWTEHALFKQLVLESWRQPMTGIGLKTIFLKTMRLKHKLKRFNMNHIGDIGVQFQKAKDQFQDALYQAQLHPSNFVFQDKVKFVAATFRKRKEDNRIATFINEQGRVVHNYSKVVSHFLNHFQGIMGSPGSASKGLNS